In a genomic window of Vigna angularis cultivar LongXiaoDou No.4 chromosome 6, ASM1680809v1, whole genome shotgun sequence:
- the LOC108344794 gene encoding uncharacterized protein LOC108344794 → MNSFDQSHQTTSFRYNPNSNTMNHADDDAEFSGILDIYVHHARNIHNICIYDNQDVYAKFSLTYNPDDTLSTRVINRGGKNPIFNENLRMKITQMDAVLKCEIWMFSRSRNHLEDQLLGFALVQISQVVSKGKVTEDYSLSSTDLFHCPAGAVQLTVSLDTCFPTSSKVNSLSQSATNSSISSEVVLLDSTISEDIADPVEYSRIEFPDVGVMKENQKLVSEYFNLDFNGSSASKPNSVGFLPFLQLGDSPQGNDYEMTVTDSDENHESIPPNESTQNSSFPSSTTTSLSDDRNSSDSVEDKSKLRGESRNFFNVSVKVEGYENSGASPDNPTSKKESGARDDKQSNFPSSKEKEINSERNNESARFGQVFSAPLRNINMEAEQSAMQQQIVDMYMRSMQQFTESLAKMMIPMDLDKPESDGHGDVIQNHNNSKFEIDKKMDGSRVFYGSRAFF, encoded by the coding sequence ATGAATTCATTCGATCAGAGTCATCAAACTACCAGCTTCAGGTACAATCCAAACTCGAACACAATGAATCATGCAGATGATGATGCTGAGTTCTCAGGGATTCTTGATATCTATGTTCATCATGCTAGGAACATTCATAACATATGCATCTATGATAATCAGGATGTGTATGCCAAGTTCTCTCTTACATACAACCCAGATGACACTCTCTCCACTAGAGTCATAAATAGAGGTGGAAAAAACCCAATATTCAATGAAAACTTGAGGATGAAGATTACCCAGATGGATGCTGTTCTCAAGTGTGAGATTTGGATGTTTAGCAGGTCAAGAAATCATTTGGAAGACCAGCTTTTGGGATTTGCTTTGGTCCAAATTTCACAAGTTGTTAGCAAAGGAAAGGTGACTGAAGATTATAGCCTTTCCTCCACTGATCTTTTCCATTGTCCTGCTGGAGCTGTCCAATTAACAGTGTCTTTGGACACATGTTTTCCAACAAGTTCCAAGGTGAATTCCTTATCACAATCAGCTACTAATTCATCCATATCCTCAGAAGTTGTCTTGCTTGATTCAACAATCTCTGAAGATATTGCAGACCCAGTTGAGTATTCAAGAATTGAATTTCCAGATGTCGGTGTTATGAAGGAGAACCAGAAATTGGTTTCTGAGTACTTCAATTTGGACTTTAATGGTTCTTCTGCTTCAAAGCCTAATTCAGTAGGATTTCTACCATTTCTTCAACTTGGTGATTCTCCTCAAGGTAATGATTATGAAATGACCGTAACAGATTCAGATGAGAATCATGAGTCCATTCCTCCAAATGAGAGCACTCAGAATTCTTCGTTCCCAAGCTCCACTACTACAAGCTTAAGTGATGATAGAAACTCATCTGATTCAGTTGAGGACAAGAGTAAGTTGAGGGGTGAGTCAAGAAATTTTTTCAACGTTTCAGTCAAGGTTGAAGGTTATGAGAACTCTGGTGCTAGTCCAGATAACCCAACTTCCAAGAAAGAAAGTGGAGCCAGAGATGATAAGCAATCGAACTTCCCATCAAGCAAGGAAAAGGAGATCAATagtgaaagaaataatgaatCAGCAAGGTTTGGTCAAGTTTTTTCTGCTCCACTGAGGAACATCAATATGGAGGCTGAGCAATCAGCTATGCAACAGCAAATAGTTGACATGTATATGAGAAGCATGCAACAATTCACAGAGTCTTTGGCAAAAATGATGATCCCAATGGACCTTGATAAACCTGAAAGTGATGGCCATGGTGACGTGATTCAAAATCATAACAACAGCAAGTTCGAAATAGATAAGAAAATGGATGGATCACGTGTATTTTATGGTAGCCGAGCTTTTTTCTAG